The stretch of DNA CAGTAATAATGGACAAAAACCAGTGCAAGCGCTGAAGGAAACAAATCTGGTTATAAAACAGGGTGAGTTTGTTGCCATCGTTGGTCCATCAGGGTCAGGTAAATCAAGTATGATGAATATCCTAGGCATGCTCGATAGACCAACCTCTGGAGAATATTATTTCGAAAACAGGGAAATTAATACTCTCAGCGAGGATGAATTGGCTTCTATCCGAAATAAAAAGATCGGTTTTGTTTTTCAGAAATTTCACCTTCTACCTAAAACTACAGCATTGGAAAATGTAGAACTACCATTGCTCTATTCTGATCGGAAAAATATAAATGGACTAGCAATGAATGCACTCAAACAAGTAGGTTTGATTGATAGGGCAACTCATCGTGCCAACGAGCTATCGGGAGGTCAGCAGCAACGAGTTGCCA from Bacteroidales bacterium encodes:
- a CDS encoding ABC transporter ATP-binding protein, producing MIQLKNVSKKFSNNGQKPVQALKETNLVIKQGEFVAIVGPSGSGKSSMMNILGMLDRPTSGEYYFENREINTLSEDELASIRNKKIGFVFQKFHLLPKTTALENVELPLLYSDRKNINGLAMNALKQVGLIDRATHRANELSGGQQQRVAIARALVNEPDIIFADEPTGNLDSASGQEIMRIFQVLNEAGKTIVLITHDLSVAAYAKRTIQIHDGIVNEN